CGATGCGCGGCGTGCCGCGCGACCGCCGCGCGATCTCATGCGCGCCATCCTCGCCGATGGCGACGCCGAGAATCCCGGCGGAGCGGGTCACGATGTGAGTCAGGTCGTCGGCGCTGTAGTAATCGAGACGCCCGACCACGCCGAAGCGCGAGCGCAAAGGCGAGGTGAGCAGCCCGGCGCGGGTGGTGGCGCCGACGAGGGTGAATTTCTTCAGCGGCAATTTGACCGCGCGCGCCGCCGGGCCCTTGTCAATCACGATGTCGAGGGTGAAATCCTCCATCGCCGGGTAGAGATACTCCTCGACGACGGTGTTGAGGCGGTGGATCTCATCGACAAAGAGAACCGAGCGTTCCTCGCAATTGGTCAGCAACCCAGCCAGATCGGCGGCGCGTTCGAGCGCCGGCCCGGAAGTCGATTTGAGCGGCACTTCCAGTTCGTTGGCGATGATGTTGGCCAGCGTGGTCTTTCCCAGCCCGGGCAGGCCATAAAGCAGGACATGATCGAGCGCCTCGCCGCGTTTTTTGGCCGCCGAGATAAAGACGCGCAGGTTGTCCAGCAGTCCCTTCTGCCCGACGAAATCCTCGAAGCGGCGGGGCCGTACCGAGCCCTCCACCGCCAGATCATCGGCCAACGGCGCGGGGGTGGTGAGACGTCCCAGCGGCTCCTTCTCGGCGCGTTTGGGAAAGATGGGGCGTTGGGGACGGTCGGATGGCATGGGAT
The sequence above is drawn from the bacterium genome and encodes:
- the ruvB gene encoding Holliday junction branch migration DNA helicase RuvB, producing the protein MPSDRPQRPIFPKRAEKEPLGRLTTPAPLADDLAVEGSVRPRRFEDFVGQKGLLDNLRVFISAAKKRGEALDHVLLYGLPGLGKTTLANIIANELEVPLKSTSGPALERAADLAGLLTNCEERSVLFVDEIHRLNTVVEEYLYPAMEDFTLDIVIDKGPAARAVKLPLKKFTLVGATTRAGLLTSPLRSRFGVVGRLDYYSADDLTHIVTRSAGILGVAIGEDGAHEIARRSRGTPRIANRLLRRVRDFAEVQGVRTIDRQVAATSLTALNVDAAGLDEMDLKILETLIHKFRGGPVGLNTLAVAVAEEAETLEEIYEPYLIQEGFLDRTPRGRSATPRAFQHLGVTQSPADSGRLL